tgaaaatatgatctctaatttcttataaattcatataaaattttaatctaaCAGTTAGTATAAGATTTTTTAAggtaaacattaaaattagttttgtatcatattattttacaatttaataaattagatcATATAATTTAAACCATTTCATTTTTCTGTATTTGCGGAGTTAAAAAATGACTCCGAATGAAATGTGCATTATCTTCGGTCTAAATTCGCATATAGAGGATGGGTTTCCTGAAGCGGCAAGTAGCAAGCCACTTCCACGGGAGAAAATTGAAGGGACAAAGGCAAAGTGTTAAAGTGAAAGTTGCCGTGAGGCCACCTAGTAACTAATTGAAAATGTCTTTTTTGAGTTTGAGTCAAAATGTTCCTTTTGAAAGGTCTCACTTTCCAAAAGCCATTCTCCGTCCTTTGCCACCCAAacaattaaatgatttataatCTTCTTGTATTAGAGGCCGGTGCCTTATGAATTGGAGATTCCAAATCAATTCTTTCCGCTCCATTCTTTGCGCttacatttaaaaagaaaataaaagaaaagaaagaaaaaaaggaccTCCATTCTTTTTGCTGCAAAAGAATATTTGAAGGCTAATTAACATTCTTTAGATGGAGTCAAGCAGCAAACTCATTCCACCACCAACACCAACAACAATGAGCCGTTTCTCTTTAGCTCTAATGGTGTTCTTGGTCTTTATTCTTTCTACAAACACCACTCTTGCTAATGGCAGCAGACCCTTTCCATCACCATCCACAGGCCAACAAAATACTGCCCATGAGGCTACCACTAGTCTTGCTTCTACGTCTATTGATGCAACTTCACTTTCCAAGTCTTCGAAAGAAGTTAGTGATCTAGTTTCAACCTCAGCTGAAGTATACACCATGGCTGCCGGACCTAGCAGGAAAGGCTCTGGCCACTAAATCATCCATCTGTCTATCCATTCTATAGTCCATATCTGCCTGGTCTGTTATTGATTctgcaaatattttatacccatgtaattatagaaaaagaaaaaaagaaagaagagacgTGTGCATTTAGTAGCTATACAGAGACAGAAGAAAAGGAGGTTTAGGCTAAGTGCATGTTTCAGAGAAAGATTCTTTGATTTTGTTAGATGATGCACATAACAACAGCTTGTGGATGTTCTTcgatgaatatataaatattgtatTCTGAAGAATCATGAAAGCCAGATTGAAGAAACTTATTGTTTCAGAATGTGTAGTTACAAGATACTTTTATCCTGGCAGTAGcatgtatatttttcttataacattgcatatcattaaatatatttacatatgCATAGCTAGAAACTTTGATTGTTTGTTTCCTAGTAACAGTTTATACAGTTCCCGTTTTATCAGATAAAGCTGATTCTCAGATGTAATCTCAGACCACTGGGTTTCAATAACTCTTACCTATGCcattttgctttcttttgcTTTCACTTTTTACTAAATAAGTCACGTTTAAATAATACAACTTTAACATTAAACTTAGCTAAGCTACCAGGtcatgagaaaagaaagtatAATCATAACCTAAATATCAGTCGTTCTTCCTGTATCCGCACCCATTAGCTGTATTTGtctattcaataaaatttaattgcagTGGATGCCCTGTTAGCTTGATTGTgatatatatctttcaataatGGAAATAGGGTCAGAGATGCTTGAATATTGTTTGCTTGCCTTGCATAAATTGATCATTATGTTCCAAGGCCATTGGTGAAGAAGTGCCAATCTACAGCTTATGGCTTTTAAAAGATTTGGCAGCCCCTTGTTTTTTACTGATAATGAAATGTTAGGTGGTGGGATTTATATTCCAGCAAAAGCAGCTCAGTATAGGCATTCTTATCAATCTTAAAtatgttctttattctttcaattACTTCATCTTTTATCAAGAAAGAACCTTTTCATTGTCAGGAGCTTTGCAGCTCTGATTCCCAAGCAGAAAAATTGTTTAAAGGCAAGCAGAGATGATAAAACTTCTCGCTTATACTACAATTCTATTATTACAAGCACTACTGTAGTCTTAATCTAAAATAAGATGTgtgtcaaaaagaaaattaaaaaagcatAAATCAGGAATAGGAAAATGTGCAGATTATGAAGAGAAGCTTCTTAAGAAATAGATTATCTGGCATCATCTATTCTCAGTTGAGAGAAAACCTCATCTGCCCACATGTTCGAACTGTGCTCTCTCAAGATGGGCATATCATCCTTTTCAATTGACATGCTGAGAGAGGGAAAACGTTGAAAATTAGGCAAAACTAACATGGCTGAAGCATCGGTGGCGCTGTACTCATGGGGTTCTCTCCGTATCGCTGTTTGTTGCAGTTGCAATGCATACTCCAAATCCCACTGAACATCTCCCATAGAAGGCCTATCAGCACCATATTCTTGCAGACATCTCTCTGCTATCTCAGCGAATTTTCTTAAAGAGTTGGGATTAATCTGCTCCTTTATTGCAGGGTCCACAATCTGTTCAAGTGTCCCTTTGTTCTTGCAAATCAGTCCCCACTCTGCAAGATTTACTTGTTCCATTGGAAGCGAGACATCGATAGCTGGTCTTGCACAAAGAACTTCAAGAAGAACTACACCAAATGAGTACACATCGGATTTTTCTGTCAATTGTTGGGTCCTGAAGTAATCAGGATCGAGGTAACCAAAGGTTCCTTTAACACCTGTGCTGACATGGGTTTGATCAGGTGGACCTAATCTTGAAAGGCCAAAATCAGCAACTTTAGCAACAAGGTCCTCATCAAGCAAGATGTTGGTGGACTTAACATCTCTGTGAATAAATCCCCCTGGACTGCCTCTATGAAGATAGTGTAGCCCCTTTGCTGCACCAATGCAAATTTCAAGCCTTTGCCTCCAGGGAAATGGAGGTAGAGATGAATTATACAAGTGATCCCTCAATGTCCCCTTTTCCATGAATTCATAGACGAGTATCATTTCAGACATTTCATCACAATATCCAATCAAAGATACAAGATGTCGATGAAAAATCTTGGATAAAACCATTATCTCAGTTTGGAATTCTGGTAGGCCTTGGCCTGATGCTGGTTCACTTCTCTTAATAGCAACCTTTATGCCATTCCTCAGATTTCCTCTGTAGACATGTCCAAATCCACCCTTACCGACAATCATTTTTGGATCAAAGTTGTTCGTTGCTAACAAAATCTCAGCCAAAGATATCTTTAACCCAAGGTTTGAGCCAGGCACACGGGAGACGACGGTTCCCTGAAGCATCATCCTATTATGAGAACTCCCTGCTCTATAAATTGGGGCAGTTGACCGTTCCAAATTTTCAActgtttttgattttctgCGTCTTAAACACAAGAATATAGCTACTTTCAAAATGCAGGTGAGAGCCAAACCTCCAAGAACTGAACCAACAACAACAGAGATCGGAATCTTCTTGTCCCCGTGTGTTGTTAATACCAAACCTGATTCTCCCACCATCTCCATTATCTCCAGTCCATTCAGAAAGGCAGTTTTCTCGTCACTAAGTCTGCTAGGTCCTATGCTAATATTCATAAGTCCAGAACCATCAGAATCCACcacaaaatcaataaagaaaGGAGCAGCCAACTGATCAATTATTCGATAGGGATCAATTTCAAGGCTATAATTGCTATAGATATAGAGATTGAATACGAAATCACCAAGCGATGGACTAACAATATCGCAGAAATGAACACGAACAAAATGTTTAGCATTCTTACTAACATTGAAAATCCAAGTTATGTTGAAATTTACTGATGGAGAACTACTGTTAATATTCAACTCCTTCGCTGTCTGATAAACAAGATCTGGCgcaaaatattcattaattccATCTGGGTAATTAGGCTTCTCTCCATGAAAAATGCTGTTCTTGGCAGCGTCTGGCTTGTAAAGATAACTATCATCAGGAACCCAATTTCTCCATAGTGTGTCATTATCTGGAGTAAGCGTAAGGCCGCCGACATTGACCCTTTGAATTGTTTGTAAAGGCTTAGATAGTATGCCCTTAAAATTTCTACTACTTCTAGCAGGACTAACATGTAGAGCATCATCAGGAATAAAATCATCAGGAGCAAGAAACACTTCTATAGCGTTAACAAATGCAAAAGATGACCCTTGAGGCAAGAACTGTATAACGAATTTTCCTATATTAACACTAACAAAGAATTCCTTTATTGAAAGGGTATGGCTCATAGTAAAATTACTCAACAATGAGAACCCAGAAATGGAAACATCGAAAACAGCGAATGAAAGATCATCGTTTTCAGCTGAGGAAGTGAAAGCAAAGAAGTGAAAACGTACCAAATAAGTACCGGAGGTACTGATTTTGAACTCATAagaaaatttttctttgaaaagtcTAGCTGTTTGATAAAGAGTAGGTGTTTCTGTCGACTTGTTTCTATCTTTAACAGGGCTACTCTTTCCTGTTAAAGTGAAGGAAAGAGAACTCTTGGAATCTGAGTCTCCGGTAAAGTTCCGACGAGGAGAGGATATATTGGTGTCTGAACCGCAGTTGATGAAATACTCTTCTGGAAGAGTGTAAGCAGAGGAGGAAAGCTCAAGTGAAAAAAAgtggaaaagaaagagaaaaacagaGAAAGAAGTTGGGAGTTTTTCCATTTGAATGCTGAGAATTACTCTCTTGAGTCAATTTTCAGATGGAAGAGAATAGGGAGTCGAAGAAACATGGAGTTGGAGAGTTGAGAGGACCAGCTGTGATTGGTTttgagaaagagagaagacTTGATAGTGGACTTGAAATATCATCCATGCAATGCAAataggaaagaagaaaattctAAGCAAAAATCAGACAAAAGTGAAGTGTACGCGGAGGGCAATTTTGGGCTTTTTGGATGGGCTTAACGCTTGGAGACAGATTTTCAAGGGTATATGCGGCCTGATGATGTCATACATTTAACATTTAATGTCGTATGGGCCTAATGCTACTTTACACAATCAACTAGGGCACAGTGTTTTTGGATAAATTATATCCTAGATCCTACTACGCACTATATACCTGGTGTTTAAAATACatccattttatttaaatgatgaagctaatttttaaaacacaTGTTTGAAAGagtttcaatttaaatataacattCTATCTATTATTGtcgatttaaaataaaatcgtGAGCATTTTTTAGCAATTTAGTCGATTCTCTATCATTTAGAGTTTCAAATTAGATTCTAcaagttgtttttttttttaatctttttttttttgttttttactgcataatattattatttttatttttttctttcttttttattctctatATAGATTATGCATATTCGTAGATTTTGAAAACTTATTTTTGATGAGACAAAATTCTTGATTTTTCCTCCATTTTTCAAACCTTCATATCAGATTCTACAagatttaatcatttttttgtaaatatgatACCAGTTGCATtgctagaaaataataaatttattatgtaGGACATTGAAGTTCATTATGTATGAATTACACGttaatcattttattcataattttaataacaattttatttttgaaattgaatatgTTCATTTTGTAGCAAATTGAAGTTCATTATATATCAACAATAGGTTCgtcattttattcataattttagtaataattttatttttaaaatgaaatagacTTATTGTGTAGCACATTGAGGTTcattatatattaactataaGTTTATCATGttgttcttaattttaaaaataaatttatttttaaatggaaTAGGTTCATTTTATAgtacaataaatttttatattattaacagATGAATATAAAAGTCTTATGTAATGAACTTGCCATatgtgcataaaaataaatcagtaTCTATGGATTATAATGAATAAGTTCATTATCTACAAACAGCAGGTTCATTAAATTATCACTTAAGGTTCATTATATATGAGTTACAGGTTTATCATGTTGTtcataatcttaaaaataaatttatttttgaaatggaATATCTTCATTTTGTAGTACGATGaatcttatataattaacagattaatataaaatttttatgtaatGAATATATCATatgtgcataaaaataaatcggTATTTATGAGTTATAATGAACGTGTTCATTATCTACAAACAACAGGTTTATTAAAGCATCACTTGAggttcattatatataaacta
The sequence above is drawn from the Ricinus communis isolate WT05 ecotype wild-type chromosome 7, ASM1957865v1, whole genome shotgun sequence genome and encodes:
- the LOC8285601 gene encoding uncharacterized protein LOC8285601, giving the protein MERLQPLILFLINFIQLCSLVSPSSGYTLPDKYFLNCGSESEASLEPERSFVGDLPYLVGPSKAVKDSSLSASSSLYQTARVFQKESPSYQFQIDKQGTYIIRLHFFVFPSPDANLADALFTVQAAGFRLLFDFSISDRNSPVIKEFLFTINIGKFFIDFIPSRKTSLAFVNAIEVFAAPESFIPDDTTHVTTAGSNGNYNKLLSQALHSIHRINVGGSIITATNDSLWRNWMPDDQFLSDPETAKDCSPYEGILMRTRTSVFIAPDHVYKTAKELKQSNISMITWSFKTRKNSRHLVRVHFCDITGASLGMLKFSFHIYKELSKNISQYDIIPQNAAPFYFDFVVDTDNSGMINITVHQNNDSAIKNAFLNGLEIMEIMEKSVSILVQHKTKKKSWPLAVGSLAAGLLLLIGMLGLLMILKSRRGKANRTSGRQLSVHLYGGSSHNWSAERNANMFLAPDLNLALKTPYIEIQQATKSFSSKLLIGEGGFGKVYKGTFRGGVKVAVKRSEPGHGQGILEFQTEIMVLSQIRHRHLVSLIGYCAERSEMILVYEFMEKGTLRDHLYMSDSNSQKYTSRSELSWEQRLKICIDSAKGLHYLHTGLARRIIHRDVKSTNILLNEDYIAKVADFGLSKSGAVDPDENTGVKGSFGYLDPEYLMTLQLTEKSDVYSFGVVLLEVLCARPAIITSDQEQEVNLAEWGLLWQKKRQLDRIIDPFLMGTINSDSLRKFGETAEKCLRTNSSERPMMNDVLYDLEYALRLQQTSMHRELVEDSMNNAPLEMPLQALHRLPSRKGPGEDDGSYSGGDDATFSMANSVYSQMRIDGGRLKRVILSIQMEKLPTSFSVFLFLFHFFSLELSSSAYTLPEEYFINCGSDTNISSPRRNFTGDSDSKSSLSFTLTGKSSPVKDRNKSTETPTLYQTARLFKEKFSYEFKISTSGTYLVRFHFFAFTSSAENDDLSFAVFDVSISGFSLLSNFTMSHTLSIKEFFVSVNIGKFVIQFLPQGSSFAFVNAIEVFLAPDDFIPDDALHVSPARSSRNFKGILSKPLQTIQRVNVGGLTLTPDNDTLWRNWVPDDSYLYKPDAAKNSIFHGEKPNYPDGINEYFAPDLVYQTAKELNINSSSPSVNFNITWIFNVSKNAKHFVRVHFCDIVSPSLGDFVFNLYIYSNYSLEIDPYRIIDQLAAPFFIDFVVDSDGSGLMNISIGPSRLSDEKTAFLNGLEIMEMVGESGLVLTTHGDKKIPISVVVGSVLGGLALTCILKVAIFLCLRRRKSKTVENLERSTAPIYRAGSSHNRMMLQGTVVSRVPGSNLGLKISLAEILLATNNFDPKMIVGKGGFGHVYRGNLRNGIKVAIKRSEPASGQGLPEFQTEIMVLSKIFHRHLVSLIGYCDEMSEMILVYEFMEKGTLRDHLYNSSLPPFPWRQRLEICIGAAKGLHYLHRGSPGGFIHRDVKSTNILLDEDLVAKVADFGLSRLGPPDQTHVSTGVKGTFGYLDPDYFRTQQLTEKSDVYSFGVVLLEVLCARPAIDVSLPMEQVNLAEWGLICKNKGTLEQIVDPAIKEQINPNSLRKFAEIAERCLQEYGADRPSMGDVQWDLEYALQLQQTAIRREPHEYSATDASAMLVLPNFQRFPSLSMSIEKDDMPILREHSSNMWADEVFSQLRIDDAR